In Pirellula sp. SH-Sr6A, the DNA window TTGAACCGCCGTCGATTGCAAACTATGGCAGGAGGCCGACATGATTTCTCCATTGGATATTAGCACCAGTGCTTTGGTGGCGCAGCGCGTCCGCTTGAACACGATCTCCGGCAATATCGCAAATATGTCGACGTTGAAAAACGAAGAGGGGGAAAACAAACCGTATCAACCTCGCTTCGTGGTCTTCAAAACCGACGAAGACAAAGCCGAAGGAGGAGCGGCTGGTGTGAAAATCGACAAGGTTGAGATCGATCAATCGGAGCCCAAATACCGCTACCAACCCGATCACCCTTTGGCTATCACCGAAGGGAAATGGAAGGGGTATGTTGCCTACCCGAATATCGACATGAATGAACAGTTTGTCGATGCCCTCGAAGCGTCGCGCGCCTACGAGGCAAACGTCGGGGTGATTGAAGTCACCAAAGGGATGACCCGTCAAACCCTGAGCATCCTGGCTTAATCATGCAGTTGCGAGGCCAGGAACTCTTTTCCCATCACCAAGATCGAGTCCAGCAATTACTGGATCAGATCGCGTCACGCCAAAAGATCGTTGACGATCAACCCCAAGAAGAGACTCCCTTCGCTTCGCTAATGACCGAAGGAATCGGTCGTGTGAACGCGCACCAATTGGACTCTCAAGACCTAGTCGAACAGCTACTCTCAGGCGGCGACGTCAACCAAGCGGAAGTCTTCACGAGCGTTCAGAAAGCGGACATGTCCTTTCGCCTGCTGGTCCAAATCCGAAACAAACTCATGCAAGCCTACGAAGAATTGAATTCCATACGAGTCTAAAGCGGATGGAGCCACCGGCTCCGCGCCGATCGAACCAAAAGAACCGCCGACATAACACGAAACGCAGAACATGAATCAACTCACCAAGCTCTCGCAACAACTGCAAACCCTGTTTGCAGGGATGACGGCACAAGCTCGGGTTCTCGCCGTTCTTCTCGTTGCCGCGATCGCGGCCAGCGTAGGGATGCTCGCCACGAACTACCGCTCCGGCAGTGGCGAGACGACTTATTTGTTCGACGGCGAGAGCTTCAGCGAGGAACAGCTTAGCCGGTTCGAGATGGCATTTAGCGCCGCTGGGCTCCGCGAATGGGACCGCGTGGGATACCGGATCCAAATTCCTGCGGCTAACAAAACGGAATACCTGAAAGCCGTCGCGGAAGCAAAAGTTCTGCCTGGCGGCCTCCACTCGCAACTAGATGAGGCATTGAAGGAAAGCAATTTCCTGGAATCGACCCGAACAACCGAAGCCAAGCAACTCTCAGCCAAACTCTCCTCGATCTCGCGATCCTTGGAAACGATGCCTTTTGTTCACAAAGCGTTTGTGACCTTCGATGAAAAAAGGGAAGGCTTCTCATCGAAACGTCCCAAAGTAGCTTCGATCGCCATCCTGCCTCGACACAACACGGGACTTACCAACGATCAGTCCCGAAGCATTATGCAGTACGTGCAAA includes these proteins:
- the fliE gene encoding flagellar hook-basal body complex protein FliE is translated as MQLRGQELFSHHQDRVQQLLDQIASRQKIVDDQPQEETPFASLMTEGIGRVNAHQLDSQDLVEQLLSGGDVNQAEVFTSVQKADMSFRLLVQIRNKLMQAYEELNSIRV
- the flgC gene encoding flagellar basal body rod protein FlgC, whose protein sequence is MISPLDISTSALVAQRVRLNTISGNIANMSTLKNEEGENKPYQPRFVVFKTDEDKAEGGAAGVKIDKVEIDQSEPKYRYQPDHPLAITEGKWKGYVAYPNIDMNEQFVDALEASRAYEANVGVIEVTKGMTRQTLSILA